A stretch of Vespula vulgaris chromosome 15, iyVesVulg1.1, whole genome shotgun sequence DNA encodes these proteins:
- the LOC127069510 gene encoding phosphomannomutase 2, translating to MSKKIICLFDIDGTLTEPRQPIKSNVEKFLLTILKKDFDIAVVSGSDLNKIKEQLGNENIFEKYKYIFAENGLVSFRDGNLLPSQTIQSIIGEDVLQDVINFSLKYISELKLPFKRGTFIEFRTGMLNISPVGRNCTKEEREQFYEYDIENQVRQKFIQALKKEFPNLALTYSIGGQISFDVFPIGWDKTYCLRHIQGYEEIHFFGDKTAVGGNDHEIYESDLTVGHRVTGPEDTINQLNILITLVKENKEKEQIAIPMQCV from the exons ATGTCGAAAAAAATCATATGTTTATTTGATATAGATGGCACATTAACTGAACCAAGACAA CCAATCAAGAGCAATGTtgagaaatttcttttgactattttgaaaaaagattttgataTTGCCGTAGTTAGTGGATCAgatttgaataaaatcaaagaacaacttggtaatgaaaatatatttgagaaatataaatacatttttgcaGAAAATGGTCTTGTTTCTTTCAGGGATGGCAATTTATTACCATCACAG ACAATTCAAAGTATAATTGGAGAAGATGTACTACAAgatgtaataaatttctcattaaaatatatatcagaaCTCAAACTACCATTTAAACGTGGAACTTTCATAGAGTTTAGAACTGGCATGCTCAACATTTCACCAGTTGGACGTAATTGTACAAAGGAAGAACGTGAACAATTTTATGAATATGACATAGAAAATCAAGTGCGTCAAAAATTTATACAAGCACTTAAGAAAGAGTTTCCTAATTTAGCCTTGACATATAGCATAG GTGGACAAATATCTTTTGACGTGTTTCCAATTGGTTGGGATAAAACGTATTGTTTAAGGCATATACAAGGCTATGAAGAAATACACTTTTTTGGTGATAAAACAGCTGTTGGTGGCAATGATCATGAGATTTATGAAAGTGATTTAACTGTTGGACATCGTGTAACTGGTCCTGAAGATACGATTAATCAACTAAATATCCTTATAACTCTtgttaaagagaataaagaaaaggaacaaatagCAATACCAATGCAATGTGTATAA
- the LOC127069512 gene encoding synaptobrevin homolog YKT6 isoform X2 — MVKLYALTILYKNPTSATALKAAYDVESFSFFQRGSIKEFMGFVSKTIVERTQISARQSVKEGEYMCHVYVRADNLAGVLISDHEYPRRVSHTLITKVLDEFVAKYPPSTWPTLKEITTDFAQINVYLAKYQNPNEADSLTKMQNDLDETKIILHNTLEAVLQRGEKLDDLVSKSEGLSAQSKAFYKTARKTNSCCSLAP, encoded by the exons ATGGTCAAGTTATATgcattaacaattttatacaaaaatccAACTTCAGCAACCGCTTTAAAGGCTGCTTATGATGTtgaatcattttcattcttccaAAGAGGTAGTATAAAGGAATTTATGGGTTTTGTCAGCAAGACTATTGTTGAAAGAACTCAAATAAGTGCAAGGCAGAGTGTGAAAGAAGgag AATATATGTGCCATGTTTATGTTCGTGCGGATAACTTAGCAGGAGTTCTTATCTCGGACCATGAGTATCCTAGAAGAGTTTCTCATACCTTGATTACAAAAGTCTTAGATGAGTTTGTAGCAAAATATCCACCTTCAACATGGCCAACATTGAAGGAGATTACAACTGATTTTGctcaaataaatgtttatttggCAAAATATCAGAATCCTAATGAAGCAGATTCTCTTACAAAGATGCAAAATGATTTAGATGAAACCAAAATTATCTTG caTAATACACTCGAGGCTGTGCTCCAAAGAGGTGAAAAGCTAGATGATCTTGTTTCAAAATCAGAAGGACTCAGTGCTCAATCAAAAGCATTTTATAAAACAGCAAGGAAAACAAATTCTTGTTGTAGCTTAGCTCCATAA
- the LOC127069512 gene encoding synaptobrevin homolog YKT6 isoform X1 yields MSYKTSGYIFQFKMVKLYALTILYKNPTSATALKAAYDVESFSFFQRGSIKEFMGFVSKTIVERTQISARQSVKEGEYMCHVYVRADNLAGVLISDHEYPRRVSHTLITKVLDEFVAKYPPSTWPTLKEITTDFAQINVYLAKYQNPNEADSLTKMQNDLDETKIILHNTLEAVLQRGEKLDDLVSKSEGLSAQSKAFYKTARKTNSCCSLAP; encoded by the exons ATGAGTTATAAAACATCAGGATATATATTTCAGTTTAAAATGGTCAAGTTATATgcattaacaattttatacaaaaatccAACTTCAGCAACCGCTTTAAAGGCTGCTTATGATGTtgaatcattttcattcttccaAAGAGGTAGTATAAAGGAATTTATGGGTTTTGTCAGCAAGACTATTGTTGAAAGAACTCAAATAAGTGCAAGGCAGAGTGTGAAAGAAGgag AATATATGTGCCATGTTTATGTTCGTGCGGATAACTTAGCAGGAGTTCTTATCTCGGACCATGAGTATCCTAGAAGAGTTTCTCATACCTTGATTACAAAAGTCTTAGATGAGTTTGTAGCAAAATATCCACCTTCAACATGGCCAACATTGAAGGAGATTACAACTGATTTTGctcaaataaatgtttatttggCAAAATATCAGAATCCTAATGAAGCAGATTCTCTTACAAAGATGCAAAATGATTTAGATGAAACCAAAATTATCTTG caTAATACACTCGAGGCTGTGCTCCAAAGAGGTGAAAAGCTAGATGATCTTGTTTCAAAATCAGAAGGACTCAGTGCTCAATCAAAAGCATTTTATAAAACAGCAAGGAAAACAAATTCTTGTTGTAGCTTAGCTCCATAA
- the LOC127069504 gene encoding dual specificity mitogen-activated protein kinase kinase 6: MAFRKGKRNLKLQVSDEAIAPVTPPRNLDKRTTITIGEKTFVVEADDLETLCILGRGAYGVVDKMRHKQSGTIMAVKRITATVNTQEQKRLLMDLDISMRSSACLYTVQFYGALFREGDVWICMEVMDMSLDKFYTKVYKHGHAIPEDILGKVAFAVVSALHYLYSKLRVIHRDVKPSNILINREGEVKICDFGISGYLVDSVAKTIDAGCKPYMAPERIDPSGNPSQYDIRSDVWSLGISLVELATGKFPYESWGTPFEQLKQVVKDEAPKLPPGKFSSSFEEFINKCLMKDYTARPNYSQLLELSFIKEHAKKDTDVAEFVGQILDLPELEQLA, from the exons ATGGCTtttcgaaaaggaaaacggaACTTGAAATTGCAAGTCTCTGATGAAGCTATTGCTCCTGT GACACCTCCAAGAAATTTAGATAAAAGAACTACGATAACTATAGGCGAGAAAACATTTGTAGTAGAGGCAGATGATTTAGAGACATTGTGTATACTTGGACGCGGGGCTTACGGCGTTGTTGATAAAATGCGACATAAACAAAGTGGGACCATTATGGCAGTtaag AGGATAACTGCCACGGTCAACACACAAGAACAGAAACGTTTACTTATGGATTTGGATATTTCTATGCGTAGTTCGGCGTGTCTATATACTGTACAATTCTATGGAGCATTGTTTAGAGAAGGTGATGTCTGGATATGTATGGAGGTGATGGACATGAGTCTTGATAAATTTTACACAAAAGTCTACAAGCATGGACATGCAATTCCAGAAGATATCTTAGGAAAAGTGGCATTTGCT GTAGTCAGTGCATTGCATTATCTCTATTCGAAACTAAGAGTTATACATAGAGATGTCAAGCCCAgtaatattctaattaatcgCGAAGGAGAAGTTAAAATTTGTGATTTTGGAATTTCTGGTTACCTTGTTGACTCTGTTGCTAAAACTATAGACGCTGGATGTAAACCATACATGGCT ccAGAAAGGATAGATCCATCAGGAAACCCTTCTCAGTATGACATCAGGTCTGATGTCTGGTCTTTAGGAATTTCTCTTGTCGAATTAGCTACAGGAAAATTTCCTTATGAATCATGGGGTACACCATTTGAACAATTGAAGCAAGTTGTTAAAGACGAAGCACCAAAATTACCTCCTGGCAAGTTTTCATCTAGTTTTGAggaatttattaacaaatg TTTGATGAAGGACTATACTGCTCGTCCAAATTACAGCCAACTTTTGGAACTCAGTTTTATTAAAGAACATGCGAAAAAAGATACCGATGTTGCTGAGTTCGTTGGACAAATTTTAGATTTACCTGAACTCGAGCAACTTGCATAG
- the LOC127069505 gene encoding beta-1,3-galactosyltransferase 6, protein MLPFCRNARNAFVTMLTKKYHFRINIPTLLVTLSFLFLCVHYLSSAKCSSSDQMIQDKSKFRLMILILTSPENLEQRDTVRKTWLSEKHASVKHLFAVGTLDVLPEQRDTLLSEKQKFNDLLLLPKLQDSYRTLTKKLLYSFKEIYEYYNFDYLLKCDDDTFVLVHKILKELDKWQNKGTKRELYWGFFNGKAQVKRSGPWKEMDWILCDYYLPYALGGGYILSYNLIQFIISNMEILKLHNSEDVSVGLWLAPLANIERKHDVRFDTEYRSRGCSNQYIITHKQTIQNMRNMYEYYQASGALCPKEIRNRMSYRYNWTVPPSQCCTRQTGIP, encoded by the exons atgttGCCTTTCTGTCGTAATGCAAGAAATGCGTTCGTAACGATGTTAACAAAAAAGTATCATTTTAGAATCAATATTCCGACGTTACTTGttacactttcttttcttttcttatgcGTACATTATTTATCATCCGCAAAGTGTTCGTCTAGCGATCAAATGATTCAAGATAAATCCAAATTCAGActaatgatattaattctaACGAGTCCAGAAAATTTGGAGCAAAGGGATACTGTTAGAAAAACATGGCTTTCCGAAAAACATGCATCAGTGAAGCATCTTTTTGCAGTGGGAACGTTGGATGTTCTACCCGAACAAAGGGATACGTTACTGTctgagaaacaaaaatttaatgatttacTTTTGTTACCGAAGCTGCAAGATTCTTATAGGACATTGACAAAGAAACTTCTGTATTCTTTTAAAGAGATTTATgagtattataattttgattatttactTAAGTGCGACGACGACACATTCGTACttgtacataaaatattaaaggaaTTAGACAAATGGCAAAATAAAGGTACGAAGAGAGAATTGTATTGGGGTTTTTTCAATGGAAAAGCACAAGTGAAAAGAAGCGGACCATGGAAAGAAATGGATTGGATTTTATGTGATTACTACTTGCCATATGCATTGGGTGGTGGATATATTTTGTCATATAATCTTATCCAGTTCATTATTAGTAATATGGAAATTCTTaa ACTGCACAATTCAGAAGATGTGTCTGTTGGATTATGGCTTGCACCATTAGCAAATATAGAAAGGAAGCATGATGTACGCTTTGATACAGAGTATAGATCACGTGGCTGCTctaatcaatatataattacgcATAAGCAAACTATACAAAATATGAGAAATATGTATGAGTATTATCAAGCTTCTGGAGCACTTTGTCctaaagaaattagaaatcgTATGAGTTATAGATATAATTGGACTGTACCTCCAAGTCAATGTTGCACTAGACAAACAGGAATTCCTTAA
- the LOC127069511 gene encoding inhibitor of growth protein 5, producing MTTALYLEHYLDSLEHLPIELQRNFTLMRDLDARAQGLMKEIDKLADDYLKNIKKESTEKKKEQLSHIQSLFNKAKEYGDDKVQLAIQTYELVDKHIRRLDSDLARFEAEIQDKALNNSRAQEESTSTKKGRKKLKEKEKRKKGTAGASSEDESKSARKKQKKGGSVASASSAGAVGSGAQVDSTTLGHPADVLDMPVDPNEPTYCLCHQVSYGEMIGCDNPDCPIEWFHFACVGLTTKPKGKWYCPKCTQDRKKK from the exons atgactACGGCGCTTTATCTAGAGCATTATTTAGACA gTTTAGAACATTTACCAATTgaattacaaagaaattttacattaatgcGAGATTTGGATGCAAGAGCTCAAGGACTTATGAAGGAGATAGATAAACTGGCAGatgattatttaaagaatataaagaaggaatcaactgaaaaaaagaaagaacagttATCTCATATTCAgagtttatttaataaagcTAAAGAATATGGTGACGATAAGGTTCAGTTAGCAATTCAAACGTATGAACTTGTAGATAAGCATATTCGAAGATTAGATTCTGATCTTGCAAGGTTTGAAGCAGAGATACAGGATAAAGCTTTAAATAATAGCAGAGCCCAAGAAGAGAGTACTTCTActaaaaaaggaaggaaaaaattaaaggagaaagaaaaacgaaagaagggCACAGCAGGAGCTAGTAGCGAAGATGAATCTAAAAGTGctaggaaaaaacaaaagaaag GTGGTTCAGTTGCTTCAGCTTCTTCAGCTGGAGCTGTTGGAAGTGGTGCTCAGGTAGATTCCACCACGCTGGGTCATCCTGCGGATGTTTTGGATATGCCAGTAGATCCCAATGAACCAACTTATTGTTTGTGTCATCAAGTATCATACGGAGAAATGATAGGTTGTGATAATCCAGAT tGTCCTATCGAATGGTTCCATTTTGCCTGTGTTGGTTTGACCACTAAGCCAAAAGGGAAGTGGTATTGTCCTAAATGTACAcaagataggaaaaaaaaatga